From a region of the Salvelinus alpinus chromosome 2, SLU_Salpinus.1, whole genome shotgun sequence genome:
- the LOC139568448 gene encoding putative nuclease HARBI1 yields the protein MSSSPSLATEDSVTSKRSSIGLQMVCNADCVISNVVAKWPGSVHDSRIFRASEIYQCLSQGEFSGVLLGDRGYGCQPFLLTPFTDPQEAQQAYNHAHARTRARVEMTFGLLKARFHCLHKLRVSPVRACDITVACAVLHNVACLRKERAPRVPPAMDWDNPAIFPDDDSGRLLRDQYVLNYFS from the exons atgtcttcatctccttccctggccacagaagactctgtgacatcaaagaggagttctataggattgcag atggtctgcaatgctgactgtgtgatcagcaatgttgtggcaaaatggcctggctcagtccatgactccagaatctttcgggcctctgaaatctatcagtgcctatcacaag gtgaattctctggtgtgttgctgggagacagggggtatggctgccagccttttctcctgacacctttcacagacccccaggaagcacagcaggcctacaaccatgcccatgccaggaccagggccagagttgaaatgacctttggcctcctgaaggcacgctttcactgccttcacaaattaagggtcagccctgttagggcatgtgatattactgtggcttgtgctgtcctccacaatgtggcctgcctgaggaaggagagggcccccagagtgccaccagccatggactgggacaatccggcaatcttccctgatgacgacagtggtcggctgctgagggaccaatatgtgttgaattattttagttag